One window of Diabrotica undecimpunctata isolate CICGRU chromosome 8, icDiaUnde3, whole genome shotgun sequence genomic DNA carries:
- the LOC140447209 gene encoding coiled-coil domain-containing protein 130 homolog has product MGERKGVNKYYPPDYDPRVGGLNKFVGTHALRERARKIDKGIIIIRFEMPYNIWCDGCKNHIGMGVRYNAEKTKVGMYYTTPVYEFKMKCHLCDNHFVIRADPANLDYVIQSGARRQENRWDPTTNEQVVPETKETQKRLFDDSMFKLEHGSEDKTTAESVKPGLVKLFNRNEDVWADSYSANQMLRAQFRKANYEATQKVTHDQVLLKKSSLDIPLLPEREEDKKVASLLSMKLKPSKSIDENMETIRKEIISQSSLPTSNFSRSKEDKAMKILNQSKKDLGIIKKRDNKTETEEKDEPKKAKTSLVGDYGSTSESE; this is encoded by the exons ATGGGTGAACGAAAAGGAGTAAATAAATATTATCCCCCCGACTATGACCCACGGGTCGGGGGTCTCAACAAATTCGTGGGGACTCATGCCCTAAGAGAAAGGGCTCGAAAGATAGACAAAGGTATTATTATTATACGTTTTGAAATGCCATATAATATATGGTGTGATGGCTGTAAGAATCACATTGGAATGGGTGTAAGATACAATGCAGAAAAAACTAAAGTTGGAATGTATTACACTACTCCTGTGTATGAGTTTAAAATGAAGTGTCATCTATGTGATAATCACTTTGTAATTAGAGCCGATCCAGCA AATTTAGACTACGTTATTCAATCAGGAGCTAGAAGACAAGAAAATCGTTGGGATCCAACAACAAATGAACAAGTTGTACCTGAAACCAAAGAAACTCAAAAAAGACTATTTGATGACTCCATGTTTAAGCTTGAGCATGGTAGTGAAGATAAGACTACTGCAGAAAGTGTGAAACCTGGGCTTGTTAAACTGTTTAATAGGAATGAAGATGTTTGGGCAGATTCTTACTCTGCTAATCAGATGCTTAGAGCACAATTCAGG aaGGCCAATTATGAAGCAACACAAAAAGTAACTCATGATCAAGTTCTTCTAAAAAAATCCAGCCTAGACATTCCTCTTTTACCTGAAAGAGAAGAAGACAAAAAAGTAGCATCTCTTCTGAGCATGAAACTAAAACCATCAAAGAGTATAGACGAAAATATGGAAACTATAAGAAAAGAAATCATATCACAGTCATCGCTGCCTACGTCTAACTTTTCGAGAAGTAAAGAGGATAAAGCcatgaaaattttaaatcaaagtaaAAAAGATTTGGGAATAATCAAGAAAAGAGATAATAAGACTGAAACTGAGGAGAAGGATGAACCCAAAAAGGCAAAAACATCATTAGTTGGAGATTATGGATCAACAAGTGAATCAGAATGA
- the LOC140447208 gene encoding glutaryl-CoA dehydrogenase, mitochondrial has product MSLNTLVKLSKIGAEVAVKNANKNIPIRCCSKFAPFNWQDPLNLESQLTDEEKLVRDQFRSYCQEKLMPRVIEANRKEVFHREIMNEIGELGVLGCTIKEYGCAGVSNVAYGLLTREVERVDSSYRSAFSVQSSLAMGAIYSYGSAEQKQQYLPKLAKGEYIGCFGLTEPNHGSDIGQMETRAKYDSSSKTYTLNGSKTWITNSPIADIFIVWARCDDSKIRGFIINKKEHGKGLEAPKIEGKFSLRASTTGMILLDNVKVPEDHLLPNAVGMSGPFGCLNNARYGIAWGALGAAEACLEIARNYTLERHQFDKPLAANQLIQKKMADMVTEISLGLMGCYQAGRLKDQNLHTPQMISLLKRNNAGKALEIARIARDMLGGNGISDEYHIIRHVMNLEAVNTYEGTHDVHALILGRGITGIAAF; this is encoded by the exons ATGTCTTTAAATACTCTAGTAAAATTAAGCAAAATCGGTGCCGAAGTTGCAgtaaaaaatgcaaataaaa ATATACCAATAAGATGCTGTTCCAAGTTCG CTCCATTCAATTGGCAAGACCCACTGAATCTTGAATCACAACTAACTGATGAAGAAAAATTAGTAAGGGACCAATTTAGGTCCTATTGCCAAGAAAAACTTATGCCTAGAGTTATAGAAGCGAATAGGAAAGAAG tttttcatCGGGAAATTATGAACGAAATAGGCGAACTAGGTGTCTTGGGATGTACAATAAAAGAATATGGATGTGCAGGAGTATCTAATGTTGCCTATGGTCTGTTAACACGTGAAGTTGAGAGAGTTGATAGCTCTTACAGATCAGCGTTTAGTGTTCAATCGTCTTTAGCCATGGGCGCTATATATTCGTATGGAAGTGCAGAACAGAAACAGCAATACCTACCAAAATTAG CCAAAGGCGAATATATTGGCTGTTTTGGTTTAACTGAACCTAATCATGGAAGCGATATAGGACAAATGGAGACTAGAGCTAAATACGACTCATCTTCCAAAACCTATACTTTAAACGGCAGTAAAACCTG GATAACAAATTCTCCAATAGCTGATATTTTTATTGTTTGGGCAAGATGCGATGATTCAAAAATAAGAGGATTTATAATCAATAAAAAGGAACATGGTAAAGGTTTAGAAGCTCctaaaattgaaggaaaatttTCTTTACGAGCGTCAACTACAG GTATGATACTATTAGATAATGTAAAAGTGCCCGAAGATCATTTACTACCAAATGCCGTTGGTATGAGTGGGCCTTTTGGATGTTTGAATAACGCACGATATGGTATTGCGTGGGGAGCACTCGGAGCTGCTGAAGCCTGTTTGGAAATTGCAAGAAATTACACTTTGGAACGTCATCAGTTTGACAAACCTTTGGCGGCAAACCAACTGATACAGAAAAAGATGGCGGACATGGTGACAGAAATCTCTTTGGGATTGATGGGATGCTACCAAGCTGGTAGACTTAAGGATCAAAATTT gcaTACGCCCCAAATGATTTCCTTACTAAAAAGAAACAACGCAGGAAAAGCATTGGAAATTGCAAGAATTGCTCGTGATATGTTAGGTGGTAATGGAATATCTGATGAGTATCACATTATTAGGCATGTTATGAATTTAGAAGCTGTTAATACTTATGAAG gtACTCACGATGTTCACGCTTTAATATTAGGGAGGGGAATAACAGGAATTGCAGCATTTTAA